The genomic window AAGGCAGtgttacaaaatatacaaaggtGCTCTTTCTCTTCACAGTACATAAAAGAACCCTGCCTCATTTCCAAATGAGGCACTATAAAACAAATCACTATTTACTATATAAGTTATGTACAGATGCATAGTTATAAATATGCCACATAAATGGCTCTTTGGCAACTTTTATCTACAGAGGGGCTCAATTTGGGGATCTTCATACGGTGAAGAGGCATGAtggaagaggatggagaggaggacaTGGGCCTGTGCAGCCACACAGCCTGCCCTAAATGGAGCTGAAGCTTCTCCTTACAGGGGGTGGGGCGGGATGGGTACAGAGCCTTCATGGGTATTCTACACGTGAGCTCTAAAAGGCACAGGTATCCTGTATGAATAGGATCCCCCACTTTACCTGCAGTCGCTCCAAACCCCACTGGTTTCATCTTGACTAAGAGCATTTAGCCAtttcccatctcctccctcctGGGAATCCCCTTGGAGCTTTGTGGCGGGGCAAAGCTCCACCGATGGAAGATGGGAATGTGTTTCATGAGGGGGGTGGTGGACGCGGGGTGAGTGGGTAGATGAAAAACAGACCACTGAAAGCTGGCCCAGAAAGTCTCCTTGTATGAGACAAGATAAACAGACCCTTCACAAGCAGGTGATCCCAGGTGGTAGCAATGGAGACAGGGCTTGGGACACAGGTGTTACAGGTTCCATGAGGCTGGGGGGAATATTACCCTGACCAAGAGTCAACTACTAGTCTATAGCCACAATGCCTCCTAGTCTAGATTAGTCCAGAGCCCTAGGCATAGAAACCAAATATGAGCCAAACATGTCATGAATCCCAACCATGTGTCACTGCATCCTAGGAAGCTGAAGATGAGGACACTGATCAACTGCTTGGCCTGACCATACCAAATGAAGCTTTGATAGAGATCATGCCCTGCAATGGATGCTAAAAGGCTCACCTATGGGCTCCAAACTTCAGTGTTTAAGTTGACTGCTCTGGGGCACAGATGAGTAGGAGCTACTGAATAGGGGGAATGgactttgattaaaaaaataaagagatgtgACTGAGGTTTTACCAAGAAATGTCTGCTTTgtacatatatttacaaatactctttacattgagtctttccagaaccttcccTAATGCCTCCCTTAACACTTGGCCTTTGGCTAAGGATGGACTTTGAAAGCATTGTAGACCAGAGATGGGTGTGGTCATCTGTGGGGCCTCGTTCAGTCTAATCTCTCTGTATTATCTTCTGAGAGGGAGGCACTTGAGAAGCAGGGGACAAGGTAAGTCCAATTCACCTATAGACTGATACTCTGGTAGAGAGCTAGAGTTGATGTAACTGTTCCTCATCAGGAATCCTAGTGAGGTGGCAGGAGACACCTCCGGGAGGGGTGGATCGCATGGGACTTAGGTCCCTCTCACCCCTGACTCCTAGGTGCCCCTAGAATACTGTAGTGTTGGACAGGGCCTTCATGCCCAGAACTTCTACTTGACCCTTGCCCTCATCTTGGCAATCTTTGTTCATAGCTGCATTGTCAAAGGGTCCCGAAGCCTTGACTGGGACATCctgctccttttcctcctcttcctcctccaggtCCCTGCAGCACTTGCTGCAGCGACAGCACTTGCAGCCACACACCATGCAGCAGACACGGCAGCACAcgcggcaacagcagcagcaacgcCTCTGGAAGCAAGTGGTGGCCAGGGAGATGACGTTGTCCCAGGGTTTCAGTGAGTGCATCCACGAGGGCAGGAAGTTCCAGTCCCGGAGCTTCAGGGGCAGGATGCGGGGGCAGCGGGACTGTAGCATCCGGAGGCACAGGATCAGGAGCACCACCAGAATGATGGGCACACCCACGCCCACCAGCACTGGCCAGCCTGCCAGAGACAGGCCGAACACTGTCAGCGGGGTCagcaggaagaagaagatgagatAGAAGACTGCGAACCAGCGATACTTGGCAGAGATGTTGCCCAGGCCTTTAGCCAGACGGATGGGCAGACGGGTGAATGGGATTGGGTACCACAGCAATATTCCAGAGATGTTGAAGAAGAAATGGCACAAGGCAATCTGAAACAGAAAGTGGAGAGAAATACATTTCACCCAAGGTCTTCCTTGCCTATAACTGAGCTTCTGCAGAGCATTACattctgtgaacacacacactttACTCTCTGGAGATcagggaaagaaggaagtaatGAATAGTTCAGCTTCCGGGTCCTGAAGGTGTCATCTGACAGGACACTGTGCTTTGGGCCCATTATCTCAGCAGAGTAGATGTTTTACATGCCCACCTCCTAGGAAACCATAGGTTTGACTGTCCTCACACATAGCTCCCTGGTGGCTTCTCCCAGCATCTTAGTTCCTCCTTATGGATAACAGAGTGCATGGCTCTCATTAGAAAATAGTCTGCATGCTAGGTATGGTAGTGTTGTGCATccaatcccagcacagaggagaCAGGACCTCTCTCTCAAGGCCATTCCTAGTGAATTTGGGGGCCATCCCGGGCTTCATGAGATTCTGactcaaacccaaaacaaaccacaaGACAGGTTTTCTTATATCCCACCCGGAGCCCAGTAGCAATTAGTTGCTGACCTGGAGGGAACTCCTCAATGTGTTGCCTGGGCTGGCCAAGGCAGCCAgaatggcagtggtggtggtgccaATGTTGGAGCCCAGCGTGAGTGGATATGCCCTCTCAATGCTGATCACCCCAATACCTGTTGAGAAAGCAGAGACCGCACAACATGAGCCCAAGTAACCATGGGAAGAAGCTATGGTGATCTGACAGGAGAAACCGGGGACAGAGCCTCACCAATGAGTGGCGTCATGGCGGAAGTGAACACGGAGCTGCTTTGCACGATGAAGGTCATGCCTGCCCCCACAAGGATGGCCAGGTAGCCAGTCAGCCAggcaaagggaaaggggaaatctggAAGACAAAGAAGGCATGTCATGAGTCCCAGGGTCCACTGGCACTTCCTTAGCTAGGACTGAGGAACAAGCCATGATAAGTGAAAGGTTATAACCCTGCAAGTGACCTGAAATTACCAGGTAGCCTTCTAAAACCCTTCCCTTATCTACATTATCCTGCCAAGTTCAGATAAACCAAGGATACGGTTTGAGAGCTAGACCAACATACAGACTGACAAAGATGGATCTTGAAACAcacccctcctcctcagcctggTCAGGCATCAATGCACACCCGGGTAGGAGCTATGAACTCACCCTGTACTGTCTGCATGGAACTAGGCCCCTGGTTCTGACAAACACCTAAGCATAGGGAGCCCTCTCCTGATAACCCTGAGATGCAAACGCTCAGGGTCCCACTCAGGTGTCTACACAAGACTGTCCCCAAAGGCTACAGTAGGGTTCAAGTGTTGGACCTACCAGTATTTAGGGTCTTCTTGATGACGGTGGCCACCTGTCCCCTGAGTACAGAGCCCAAGAGCTTGACAATCATGATCAGACAGCCACAGAGGACCAGCAGGGAGACAATAAGGAGGATGATGCCCACAGCAAGGTCTGGGAGATCGAAATTCACGAAGATGTGCTGACCTGGAGAGACACAAGACAGGCTTGTCAGGAAGTCGGGGCTTACCCTGCCCAGATTGCTATCTATCCCTTctttctatccttctttctcttggAAACAATATTGCCTGGCAACTAGACATATGGAGACTCAGGCTAATGGTATCCTTTGCAAGTTTGCCTTGACAGTTTGCTAACtttaaaaagaacttttttttaaaaaaaaagtcattgtgtttatgtgtgcacacCTGTATGTTGAGAACTATAGGTTGAGAGCCACCTACAGTTGGCTCCAGATGGATGGAACCCCCCATCACAAGCTCTGCAGGTGGCATGGAGTCACCAGAAGGCCCAAcagtcttcccttcttccctgtaATCACTGGTCCACACATTGAGAAGATACACCAGTCAGATTCCTAGACGACCCACCCAGCTGGCCAGCCAGTCAATTCCCACTCACATTTAGCAATGTTCTCCTTCTGGGTCACATTCTGGAGGGTCCAGGTCTCTATGCCATCGGTCCAGCAATATGAAGGAGAGGTGCAGTTATCAGGTGAAGGGACGGTGACATTCATTTCAGTCTAAATGACAATGACAAACATGAGGTGTGTCTATGGTGGGCAGTAACAGTGGGGACTGAACGGGGCATTATCCTTAGGTTTATACAATGGCTCCATCATTGGGTGCTTTCCTTCCCTTCAAAGATTTGTTAACAGTATCTTGGAATCATGGggacatttattcattcattcttcatttattttatcacCAGCCTTTAGCataacatgcatgcatgcatacatgcacacatactgcaCTCCAGAATTAAGGGTGAGCTGTACCCACACTGCACAGCAGGTTGGGTAAGTGTCTAGTGCAAGCCATGATCTGAGGGATGTGTGCCTCCTGGGAGAAAGTGGGATGTCCCCGCTGCATACATTTGTGCTGTGGGACAGAGTTCACAGTCTCCAAAACAGGAGCCAAAGAGGCAGCCTTCGGGGGGCACACAAGCATTGCACCAGGCCAAGGAGTGTGCTCTAAGGGCGATGCTGAGATGGCTGTCTCCCTGAATGGCAGAGGCCAGGTGTGACCCCCCAGTGGCCTAATTTCTCTCTCCCCTAACTTCTGATTTGCTGCTTTTGAACCCTTTGCTTGACAAAATCACTCGTCCATCACTTACCACATTGCTAATACTTTGACACCAGATCTTGATCAGGCTCTTGTTCTGGGCTGATGAATCTCCCATTGCGATTTGTTGGATGACCTTTTTGTCCAGCTGAGGGGAACAATAGGGGAGGATGGGTCAGCATATCCTCAGAAGTGATGCCTGGCAGAGTGGTTGCTGTCAGGGGACCTTGGATGGGTTGGGGGCCTTGAATGTAAGCCACTGGACACAGGCTATATATAAAAACCTATACTTTCCCCTACCCCCAACCTCCCACCGCATTATCCCCTAGAGCAGGTGGCTCTCAACCTACAGTTCAATACCTTTCACAAGGTTCACCTAAGAAAGACCATTggaaatcagatatttacattaagattcataatagtaacaaaattacagttacagaaGTACCAACAATAATCTTACAAttgggaggtcaccacaacatgaggaactgtatcaaagggtcacagccattaggaaggttgagagccactgctctagaaACTGGCAGACACTTGGAGCAAGACTATATTGTAAGGACATTGATAGCCAGCAGGTTGTAGAGACCTACTGGATAAGTTCAAGTCCTGACTGGTCCTTTCTATCCATATTTAGGACAGCTATGGGTAGACACCAAGGATCAGCAGGCATGACTGGCCTCAGCTGGGAAAGGGGAGTAACTATCAATAAACTGTTATGACAATAGAAAATATGTGGCCACAAAGGCTCACTGCTTACCCCTAAACCTCACCCGACTAGCCCCCACTCCAAACCAGGCTAtgtcaaagaaatacaggtgacAGATATCCCTAACTTCTGTACTGTACTAACATAGCCATTACCTGGATGATGAGCTTTGTGAAGGGGTCTGTGATGACTTTCAGAATGTCTGGGGCATCTTCTCCGTTCTGGAAGCTGAAGGTTTCCAACACAAGGTTGGTCAGGAGCTCCAGGTAATGGGTCGCAGCCTCCAGAGGCAGGAGCACCAACACAGAGAGCCAGTTGAAAAAGTCATGGACAGTAGCTCCTGCAAATGCCCTGTGGGAAGGAAGCCACCAGAGCCATATTATATTCTGAGGGAGGTGGGGTGCAAGTCATCCACCTTAAGTACACAGGATTAGTCTAGGAAGGCTTTGCTCATCAGTATGGATCAGAGTGGAATCCTAACTATGGTTTAGCAGAATTGCATCAAGATTACCCCCAAGCCCTCCTTGTCCAAATTTTTAAGGCTGGGGAGAGTCAATCAacagttcagagcactggttgttcttccagagaacctgggtttgattcccaaaacCCACAACTCCAGTTTGACCAGGTATGCAGAtggtgcatacatacacacattagaggcaaacacaataataaaaattattagtaAACATCAACAAAGATTTAGAATTATGACTGGTTTCcctacatgtttgtatgtgtatgcctgttggatcacctgggactggagttatataGGTGAGGGTCACTTTCTGGGTCACAAAGGACCTCTACAAAACCAGCAAAGACTTAGCAACCTCTTCAACCATGCCTAGACCACTTTTAATTGCTTGGAAGGCAACCTATCCTTTGAAACATCTCTATGTCTGAAAATACCTATCACTAAGTATACTTGATGTATGGCCACAGAGAAGCAGATGGGGAAATCAGAAATGAACCACAAGTTCTAATGTTTGGTCTATGGTATTAGCTTGTCTCATTCTTCCTGAAGAAGGCAAACTAAAGACACTTTCATATACTGCTCATGAAGTAGAAAATGATTCACAGATTTCCTGGTGCTCGGTAAATGTGCAAGAGCTCTATAAACAGTTGATACAGCAATTACTGTAGCTATCTAAGGCAATAATCCAAACCTTCAAGAAGGATGCCACATGTAACCAATATTGGTTATGCAAAGCATACTGAAATTTATACACAAGGGTGTGGGGGGAGGCGTAGTGAGCTAAGTTAGTTACATCCAAACATGTAGGCAACTGAGACCAAGGGTCTTACTTAGGCTTCTTTTTCATAGGCTACAAGCAAGTAATGGATGAGCCAAAACTTTCCAGAGTTGAAACCTAACTGGAATCCTGGCTGGGACCAGTGATGACGTCACTGTGTCTCCTTTGGCTTCAAGATGAATATGGTGGAGGATAGAAAAGGCTGTCTGGCTTCACGAGGAGAACAAATTAGAGAGTGCCTGTCTTAATGTGTGTTATCATGTCCATCAAGACATGTCATCAGGGACCAAATGAGAGGTGGCTCAGGTAGATGGACCGCTGCGATAGCATCCCCTGTTGATTCACCGGCAGACAGGGCCAACATGACCATTCTCCCCGAGAGCCTGCTATAATGTCAGCTTCTTGACCACACCACAATGGCATCATAGACAGGCTGGGAATTGCTTCTGTATTTTAATAAGCTCTGGGAAGAGACTGTGGCTGGCTGGTTAGAAAAGAAGCTGAGAAACGTCCTTCATTCCCATGCCAACACTGAGACAGAGGGTTTCCCTTTGTCTATTTTTGTACCCCACACGTCATAAGCTATATTTGCctgtgctggcttacaggtgaaGAGATGGTATTAGTAGCAGAGGTAGCCTAAAATGGAAGTTTTAGGAAGTTATAATTATCTATGACTAAGTGAGACAACAAAGCCTGCCCCACCCAATGCTACCACCCAGCAGCACATGTCCAGCTGGTGCTTCCTTCCAATCACCCTGATGAGGGCCATGTGCTCGCCTGCATGGCTGTTTAATCATTACAATAACTTATTGGCACTTTATTATTCTAGCTCTACAGATCAGTGAGTGGGTTTTAATCTGGGATTCCCAACCCTCGTTGGACTTGAGGCTACCTCCAGGTCAGCAGCCAAGCACACCTTGAGACTAGATAGATAAACGCGTTGTGGTACAAACATAGCTGGCACAAAGCCTGCCCTGAACTGAATCACTTACCTTCTGAACTCATTTCTGTCTCCTGCCTGCATAAGCGCCACAATGGTATTGGTGATGGAGGTTCCGATGTTAGCACCCATAATGATGGGGATGGCCGCCCGAACTGTCAGTACTGAAGGGTAAAAAAGAGCAGTGAGGCAACCTGCAGGCaggggagcccccccccccccgctccccaCACCCCAGCGTGGGATGAACACACTGCAGCTAATTATTCTAGAAAGCAATTCACAGCTTCTTTGGGAGGTGGTGTGTCATATGTAACGCTTCACGGCTATTAAACTCCAGAAAGGGGGAGTCAATGAATCTGCACGTACCCCATTCTTGGATGTAAATTTTAGTGTACCCCTAGACCCCCTAAAGCCTCTGTCCTCCCATCTCACAGGAGCCCAGCAATCAGTCAGTGATTGAGGAAATAGATGAGCCCCGGAGCTaaagacacatttttattttatttacttatttcaaaaGGTTGTGttgtgtagcttaggctggcctcaaaacttactatgtagaaaAACTATAATTGATTTGGCTAGAATACTGCcaagtgtgtgtgtaggggggactGTGGCACTGCCAAGATAATAAACCATTGAGTCCCCAACTCACGTGAGGAAGCAACCATGCTGACGATGATGGAGGAGGACGTGCTGGAGCTTTGAACCATGACCGTCACCAGCACCCCTATCACCAGTCCAGCCACAGGATTAGACATGATGGAGTTGTTGCTGAAGAACTGCCCGGCCATTTTTCCTAGAAGACAAAAACCATAGTCCTTAGCAGATAGCAATGAATGGCGTCCCAAGTGTCCACACAAGGCCAGCTGGCTGTAGAGTAGGAACCCAGCCCTCAGCTCAGCTTGGCCATGTTTCttgcttcctgttcttttccCTGCATTGTCCTAAGAGAGAAGCTGTGTCTCCCTCACAGACTCTCCCTGTGAGCCTCCAGTCCCACCATCTTTAACTTCTACCTTCCACCCCTTAGTTAGCCTTTTCCCAGTCATCTTAAGAGCCTAGCTTTATATAGGTCCTAAGTCCTCAGTTAATCCTCTATTCCCAAATGCCTTCTGCTGCAGCCTGAATTCTACAGGAAGTCTTTTGGGAAGACTATGCGACCCTCAGTCTTCCCTCAATCCACTTTGAAATGGAGGCCTAGAGTGTGGATGTGTATTGTCTAAGGTAATCATAAGCCAAGCCCCTTATGAATGTCCCTAAGGGTCAGGGAGACTTATCACATTCATCAAAGTGGCCTCTAACAAGTGAGCTGCCACCCACCCTTCACTTGTCAGGTCAAAAGATCACTTCAGCTAGGCATggcagaatttgggaggcagagacataaGGGCCCGGTCCTAAAAATACAGGATTAGGAAGGAGATAGTGTATGCCTTTGgttccagaggcaggcagatttgaaaGTTAGAGAACAATCTAGTCCCAatagagaattccagaacagccagggtaacataaagaccctgcctcaaaatgggggtgggggtggggggagactaTCTCTATTTGTTTATATCTAGCCCAAGGCAGCAAAAGAGGAAAAACATCCAGTCTTTTGTGTTACCCTGATCAGTGCTTGGGCATCCCACTGTGTTCCTTACAGGCTGTGTTTAAAGTCTGGTTAGTTAGTGACCTCTGAGCCTTGGTcatctctcttctgtgtgtgggAGGGACCTTAGGGAGGACTATTCCAGGCAGGGCCACTCAGGTCCCTATCTGTTGTCACCCAGAGAGGCTCCAAAGCACACATGGGCATTTCATTCTGGATTTCTGGAACACTGGCCGCTGTGTCCTGGGTTCAGGCCCGGGAAGGTATCTACTGTGGGCTTTTCCCAGCCAGGATCAGCTTTGATCTTTCCTACTTGCTTTGGCCTAAGGGCTCATTCTGTTTTCAAACTCTTAAGACAGAAGCCTGGAGGCAGCAGGGATCCTGCAGATAAAGGGAGTCAAACAGCTTCCTGCTGGGGGTTGGGGACAATGG from Apodemus sylvaticus chromosome 11, mApoSyl1.1, whole genome shotgun sequence includes these protein-coding regions:
- the Slc34a2 gene encoding sodium-dependent phosphate transport protein 2B, encoding MAPWPELENAHPNPSKFIEGASGPQSSAPAKDKEASKTNDSGTPVAKIELLPSYSAVVLIEEHPEGTDPWDLPELQDTGIKWSERDTKGKILCVFQGIGKFILLLGFLYLFVCSLDVLSSAFQLVGGKMAGQFFSNNSIMSNPVAGLVIGVLVTVMVQSSSTSSSIIVSMVASSLLTVRAAIPIIMGANIGTSITNTIVALMQAGDRNEFRRAFAGATVHDFFNWLSVLVLLPLEAATHYLELLTNLVLETFSFQNGEDAPDILKVITDPFTKLIIQLDKKVIQQIAMGDSSAQNKSLIKIWCQSISNVTEMNVTVPSPDNCTSPSYCWTDGIETWTLQNVTQKENIAKCQHIFVNFDLPDLAVGIILLIVSLLVLCGCLIMIVKLLGSVLRGQVATVIKKTLNTDFPFPFAWLTGYLAILVGAGMTFIVQSSSVFTSAMTPLIGIGVISIERAYPLTLGSNIGTTTTAILAALASPGNTLRSSLQIALCHFFFNISGILLWYPIPFTRLPIRLAKGLGNISAKYRWFAVFYLIFFFLLTPLTVFGLSLAGWPVLVGVGVPIILVVLLILCLRMLQSRCPRILPLKLRDWNFLPSWMHSLKPWDNVISLATTCFQRRCCCCCRVCCRVCCMVCGCKCCRCSKCCRDLEEEEEEKEQDVPVKASGPFDNAAMNKDCQDEGKGQVEVLGMKALSNTTVF